From the genome of Primulina huaijiensis isolate GDHJ02 chromosome 11, ASM1229523v2, whole genome shotgun sequence:
TTGTCCTTGAAATcaggatttttaaaaataaaattatttatttaacgataaaattatttattagaaaATGGCAAAAGTAACATGAAAACTGAAATGCCATGTTTATGGACTgccatttattaaaattaaataaataaaaattgggCTCAGGAGGATGCTCAAGTCTCGACCTGCATACGACGGAGACAACGTTACCAAATCAACCCTCTTCACTCTTTTTGGGAAGTTAATTAAATTGTAGATGGTTTACGGATTACtagcataattttttttaaaaaaaaatttggaacgATTTTTTAGTTGAAACTTGATTATTAAAAACCTCTCCCCTACTTTagttaattaaagagaaaattgtaCATTCGGTTGTCTAAGTCGAGATGTCTTTGTTTTAGTCATacaatttgtcaaaatttgattttcatatattaatcttgaattttcatttgttttagtcatttttatcCGAAATCACTAAATATTACTTATTTGACATTGATATTCTTATATGTATATCATGcgacaagaataaaacttatattacacgcattaaaatatacataaacaaaaaaaaaactttttcctTCCATTATGAAGTATTGATGGTCtcatattgatttatttttccatgtaaTTTTTATCGGATTAATTATTATCTGAGCAATACCTTGATCATTTTAATAAATGAACAAAAGTACTCCTActtttatatttcaataaatttaatattttccacTTATAATTATCATCTTCCATgcttattttttcaatttaaaaataattaaaatattaatttatctttgaatctaacataaattatttatgaacgCAAATTTAGTTTTTGTAGCTAACCTTTGAACGATTTACAGTTTCACACGATTTTGGTTTTATTAGTTATAATTTCATACTTttagaaaccaaaatcaaaacataaaaactcGACTTTTATTTGAGTAATTCGAAATCCATAAATTGGATTTGGATCAAGTCAATTGGACACGAATCAGTATAAATTTGTATTTAGATCGAGTCATTCAGAATCCacaattatgaatttatttacattgttacgtgaattaaatatAGAAAACTAATATACATCTCCTACTTATTTAcccaataattatattaatcacAATAGACTCTAATattctaaaaattaaaaatcgttcgtaattaatataattatagtgTTAATCAGTAGGagattgatttaaattttttttggtgcatgttaaatagaaaaaataaaaatatatatttttaaatccaTCAACTTCAAATTCTTTGTCCTGGGCAAATACAATCTAACCAATCACCTTTCTACCGTTCCAAACCCTAGCAAGTAAATATGTGTGAAATTCATCCAAAGAAATATCAACACGAGCTCGAGATACTCTCTGACCTCAAGTTCCAAAAAACTCATTTGACTCAAATACTTGGTGCCACACTATCTATCTCACCTTCTTCAGGAGGATGGATGTTCTCAATTCAGCATCATCCTTGATAAAACTCCACCAGATATACGTGAGAGGGATAGTCGTGGCATGCCAAAGAGCATGGGCATCCATTAATCCTTGATAAGGTGGGAAATCATAGATCTCTAGAAGCATCGCCAAGCCACCTCCCACGACCACAATCCACAACTTCCAACGAGAAGGATGACGTGTAATGCCAGCCCAGATCGCCCAAGTGAGAAGCTGCGCAACAGCCAAGACGACACATACCTTCATATTCCATCCTGCGGAGATTTTAGAAAGTAAAAAGTATTGGAGGTGAATAATGGTTGTTTCCGTCAGAAACGATAGTAGCACGACATTGTGAAAAGATGATATAACCAAATTACCATTTTTACCAACCAGTTCGGATTGTTACAAAAAGGCAATATCTCTTTGTTTTTCCCGACTCTATTGAGATTTGAACCAAACATCTAAAGTCAAATAATTAGGatagtttgaaaacaaaattatcGAGACACCAAGGTCATTTTATAGCACAAAAGGGTTAAATCAAACTCAACATAGGTAATGAAGCACGTCAACATTTTTCCAAGTGTCCTTAAATATCTTCCATCACAACTTACGTTTAACTCCTCAATTACACGGGTGTGAAAATTTTAAGATAATGAAGTAATAATACCATAGTCCATCTTATAGTTGTTGAGGTACAGAATGTGGGTAGTTGTAAATGCGATAAGTGGAGCGGCAACCATGACTCTTCCAGCCTCATCTCTTACGTCGAAACTTCTAATTAATGCTACGATAAACGAGTACCCAAGTAGGGCCACTGCAGATGAATAATCTAACTTTTCTGTCAAGTCCACATCTCTGCATTCCAGGATTATGATAATCAAATGACTGAATCAACAATGGGAAAAATGGAAACATATGCCTAGACTGACAAGCAGATATGCTACTCTCGAAAACGGATGGAACAATGACAGGATTTGTCAGTGTGTGAGATAGTTGAAATATGCCTAACAGGAACACATATTATCATATGTTGTCTCCCTCTGGCCAAAGTGAGGACTGAGGATATCAAGACCAATAGTCCATACAACAAGATTAAAAGAAAACTTTACCGACTGTGGAAGACTGCACTCCAGAACCATGAGTTCATGGACAAGATCCCATAGATATTCCAAAGGCCCATATAATCATACAATGGCTTTTTATCTGGTTTCAAGGGCAACTTATAATAAAGAAGGATGAAGTAGGAAAGCCACCCATGGAAATGCATTGCAAGGTTGAGGGCTGAAAATGCTACAGAAACAGGCTCCTGTATAAAGTCCAGGAGTTACTTTAGATGCATGCGTAAAACGAGAAAACAAAAACACCAACGAATCAAACCTGAAAGCCAAATAGACGCTGAAAAGGCCATTTCCCATGATATTTAACAGGCCCTTGGCCAAGTTCTGCTCTTTCTGTTTCTCTATCAATCATACAGTGGTAACGGCAATCACTCTGGCAATCCCATTGCTTCCATCTTATGTAGAGAGGCTCTTGCATGGACCAGGGGCCATCAAGGGAATGACCATCTGAGGAGAACTTACAATGTGAGAAGCATCTTTCTCCAATACAACCAGTCTTTTCACATTGTCCTACACACGCCCTATAATCCACCAAAAAATACAAAGAAGAAAATATACACTAATCAGAATGCATT
Proteins encoded in this window:
- the LOC140987676 gene encoding uncharacterized protein isoform X2, with the translated sequence MKNQYWIICLVVVVFLVRRYEASAGDSDPLYRACVGQCEKTGCIGERCFSHCKFSSDGHSLDGPWSMQEPLYIRWKQWDCQSDCRYHCMIDRETERAELGQGPVKYHGKWPFQRLFGFQEPVSVAFSALNLAMHFHGWLSYFILLYYKLPLKPDKKPLYDYMGLWNIYGILSMNSWFWSAVFHSRDVDLTEKLDYSSAVALLGYSFIVALIRSFDVRDEAGRVMVAAPLIAFTTTHILYLNNYKMDYGWNMKVCVVLAVAQLLTWAIWAGITRHPSRWKLWIVVVGGGLAMLLEIYDFPPYQGLMDAHALWHATTIPLTYIWWSFIKDDAELRTSILLKKVR
- the LOC140987676 gene encoding uncharacterized protein isoform X1; protein product: MLLSLRNNVFPFSQFLYCMPWSSYLVEVYASGFFIKIWLSRLQMKNQYWIICLVVVVFLVRRYEASAGDSDPLYRACVGQCEKTGCIGERCFSHCKFSSDGHSLDGPWSMQEPLYIRWKQWDCQSDCRYHCMIDRETERAELGQGPVKYHGKWPFQRLFGFQEPVSVAFSALNLAMHFHGWLSYFILLYYKLPLKPDKKPLYDYMGLWNIYGILSMNSWFWSAVFHSRDVDLTEKLDYSSAVALLGYSFIVALIRSFDVRDEAGRVMVAAPLIAFTTTHILYLNNYKMDYGWNMKVCVVLAVAQLLTWAIWAGITRHPSRWKLWIVVVGGGLAMLLEIYDFPPYQGLMDAHALWHATTIPLTYIWWSFIKDDAELRTSILLKKVR